One genomic region from Amia ocellicauda isolate fAmiCal2 chromosome 4, fAmiCal2.hap1, whole genome shotgun sequence encodes:
- the zmynd8 gene encoding MYND-type zinc finger-containing chromatin reader ZMYND8 isoform X2: MDISTRSKVSDPGSAERAAQKRKLPSPPHSSNGHSPTDTSPSPIKKKKKPGLVNSNNKEQSELRHGPFYYMKQPLTTDPVDVVPQDGRNDFYCWVCHREGQVLCCELCPRVYHAKCLKLTAEPEGDWFCPECEKITVAECIETQSKAMTMLTIDQLSYLLKFALQKMKQPGDQPRSSLSPHAAAHQRKPINWTEPFQKPVSLEQHPDYAEYIFHPMDLCTLEKNIKKKMYGCTEAFLADVKWILHNCIIYNGGNHKLTATAKVIIKICEHEMNEIEVCPECYLSACQKRENWFCEPCSNPHPLVWAKLKGFPFWPAKALRDKDGQVDARFFGQHDRAWVPINNCYLMSKEIPFSVKKTKSIFNSAMQEMEIYVENIRKKFGVFNYAPFRTPYTPNNQFQMLLDPSNPSAGTVKPEKQEKIKFNFDMTASPKIILGKTMLSGGTGRRISLTEMPRSPMSTNSSVHTGSDIEQEEKGIKAPTSHYSAGEESMDYTASPASAKTGPAGSVTESPKPFSSQSSTPLATKQERTSTTGSILNLNLDRSKAEMDLKELSESVQQQQSTPVLTSPKRQIRSRFQLNLDKTIESCKAQLGINEISEDVYTGGEHSDSEDSEKSDSSDSEYMSDEEQKLKNGQEEGDDKEKTERDLKKKPKAPSQSDEKESNAESTAAEKSTELPPTERPSTDSEKEPPEKPKAPQHPAKEKSKTKEEGKQTSVDVDMDSDSDRELVIDLGEDPSRERKKIKKEAGSVSTAKEASAVKLEGKAPSSSTAAPPASDVSSASNVKDPTQASITIPINVVSFAAASLVPNTASAAAVKKQRPLLPRETAPAVQRAVVWNPTNKFQTSSQKWHMQKVQRQQQSQSQSQAQSPTQGQTQTPGQSQSQSQGPGQNQAPQSQPSAQPQRSSPQQQPQSQPQPQSQQSAPQQPSPSTRYQTRQAVKAVQQKEVTQSTSTSSVTLVTSTPSVSMITTPVTVSTPSSSVTSDFQIATTSADVAADIAKYTNKIMDAIKGTMTEIYNDLSKSTSGNTIAEIRRLRIEIEKLQWLHQQELSEMKHNLELTMAEMRQSLEQERERLIAEVKKQMELEKQQAVDETKKKQWCANCKKEAIFYCCWNTSYCDYPCQQAHWPEHMKSCTQSATASQQEPETEVNTDIVSKTSEPPTSVQSPPTETTAVPTEKDSTAEKSKDSASVSVS; the protein is encoded by the exons ATGGACATCTCTACACGGTCCAAAG TTTCAGATCCCGGGTCTGCGGAGCGAGCAGCACAGAAACGAAAGCTTCCTAGTCCTCCACATTCTTCCAATGGCCATTCCCCTACGGACACATCACCAAGtccaataaaaaagaaaaagaaacctgGCCTAGTTAACAGTAATAACAAGGAACAG TCAGAACTAAGACATGGTCCCTTTTACTATATGAAGCAGCCACTCACCACAGACCCTGTTGATGTTGTACCACAGGATGGACGGAATGACTTCTATTGCTGGGTGTGTCACCGAGAGGGCCAGGTCCTCTGCTGTGAGCTCTGCCCCCGGGTGTACCATGCAAAGTGTCTGAAACTGACAGCGGAGCCCGAGGGGGACTGGTTCTGCCCAGAGTGTGAG aaaataacagtaGCGGAATGCATAGAAACGCAAAGCAAAGCAATGACAATGCTAACAATAGACCAGCTGTCTTATCTCCTTAAGTTTGCACTACAGAAGATGAAGCAACCTGGG GACCAACCACGCTCGTCTCTCTCACCTCATGCAGCTGCCCACCAGAGAAAACCTATTAATTGG ACAGAGCCATTTCAGAAGCCAGTAtctctggaacaacatcctgaTTAcgcagaatatatttttcatccTATGGACCTCTGCACGTTAGAAAAG aatataaaaaaaaaaatgtatggctGTACAGAAGCTTTCCTCGCTGATGTGAAATGGATTTTGCACAACTGCATAATTTACAATGGAG gTAACCATAAGCTGACGGCAACAGCTAAAGTCATCATCAAAATCTGTGAACATGAG ATGAATGAAATAGAAGTTTGCCCAGAATGCTATCTGTCAGCTTGCCAGAAGAGGGAAAACTGGTTTTGTGAACCTTGT AGTAACCCTCATCCTCTTGTATGGGCAAAACTGAAAGGATTTCCATTCTGGCCTGCTAAAGCATTGCGAGATAAAGATGGGCAGGTTGATGCTCGATTTTTTGGGCAGCATGATAG GGCCTGGGTCCCGATAAATAACTGCTACCTCATGTCTAAAGAGATTCCTTTTTCTGTGAAAAAGACTAAAAGCATCTTTAACAGTGCCATGCAAGAGATGGAGATCTACGTTGAGAACATACGTAAGAAGTTTGGTGTGTTTAACTATGCCCCCTTCCGGACACCCTACACTCCCAACAACCAGTTTCAGATGCTGCTCGACCCGTCCAATCCCAGTGCAGGGACAGTCAAGCCTGAGAAACAAGAGAAAATCAAGTTCAATTTTGACATGACGGCGTCTCCTAAAATCATTCTGGGGAAGACTATGCTTTCAGGCGGCACGGGCCGGAGGATATCTTTAACGGAGATGCCTCGTTCCCCGATGAGCACCAACTCTTCGGTTCACACGGGCTCTGATATTGAGCAGGAAGAGAAAGGCATCAAGGCCCCAACGAGTCACTACAGTGCTGGGGAGGAGTCAATGGACTACACAG CGTCACCGGCATCTGCAAAGACTGGACCTGCTGGCAGTGTGACGGAGAGCCCCAAGCCATTCTCTTCTCAATCCTCTACACCCCTCGCTACCAAACAAGAGAGGACTTCTACTACTGGAAGCATCCTTAACCTTAACTTGG ATCGCAGCAAAGCTGAGATGGACCTGAAGGAGCTGAGCGAGtctgtgcagcagcagcagtccacGCCCGTCCTGACTTCACCAAAGAGACAAATTCGGAGTCGTTTCCAACTGAATCTGGATAAAACCATTGAAAGTTGTAAAGCCCAACTTG GCATTAATGAGATTTCTGAAGATGTGTACACAGGAGGCGAGCACAGCGATTCTGAGGACTCGGAGAAATCGGACTCTAGTGACAGCGAGTATATGAGCGACGAGGAACAGAAGCTGAAAAACGGTCAGGAAGAGGGGGACGACAAGGAGAAAACCGAGCGGGACTTAAAGAAGAAGCCCAAAGCACCCTCCCAAAGCGACGAGAAGGAGAGCAACGCCGAGAGCACGGCGGCAGAGAAATCCACCGAACTGCCGCCGACGGAGAGGCCGAGCACGGATTCGGAGAAAGAGCCACCGGAGAAACCCAAAGCGCCCCAACATCCGGCGAAGGAGAAGTCCAAAACAAAAGAGGAGGGGAAGCAGACCTCGGTGGATGTGGACATGGACTCCGACTCGGACCGGGAACTAGTAATCGACCTCGGAGAGGACCCCAGCCGTGAACGCAAGAAGATCAAGAAGGAGGCAGGCTCTGTCAGCACGGCCAAGGAGGCGTCTGCAGTCAAGCTAGAGG GTAAAGCCCCTTCTTCCAGCACTGCTGCCCCACCTGCAAGCGATGTTTCCTCAGCTTCCAACGTCAAAGACCCCACTCAGGCTTCCATCACCATCCCGATTAACGTTGTGTCTTTCGCTGCTGCCTCTCTCGTCCCCAACACGGCTTCAGCTGCCGCGGTGAAGAAACAGCGCCCCCTGCTGCCCAGGGAGACGGCTCCGGCAGTGCAGCGGGCCGTTGTGTGGAACCCCACCAACAAGTTCCAGACGTCCTCACAGAAGTGGCATATGCAGAAGGTACAGCGGCAGCAGCAGAGTCAGTCGCAGAGCCAGGCGCAGAGCCCGACGCAAGGCCAGACCCAGACGCCAGGCCAGAGCCAGTCCCAGAGCCAAGGCCCGGGCCAGAACCAGGCTCCACAGAGTCAACCGAGCGCCCAGCCCCAGCGCAGTAGCCCTCAACAGCAGCCGCAGTCCCAACCGCAGCCGCAGTCCCAGCAGTCTGCACCTCAACAGCCTTCCCCCAGCACACGATACCAAACAAGGCAGGCCGTTAAAG cCGTACAGCAGAAAGAGGTCACTCAGAGCACGTCTACATCTTCTGTGACTTTGGTGACGAGCACTCCATCCGTTTCTATGATCACCACACCTGTCACGGTCAGCACGCCCTCCTCGTCGGTCACGTCTGACTTCCAGATCGCCACCACGTCGGCCGATGTAGCAGCAGATATCGCCAAGTACACCAACAAA ATTATGGATGCAATTAAAGGCACGATGACTGAAATATACAACGATCTTTCAAAAAGTACATCGGGCAACACAATAGCAGAG attCGACGGTTgagaattgaaattgaaaaattaCAGTGGCTACATCAGCAGGAATTGTCAGAAATGAAGCACAACCTGG AGCTCACGATGGCAGAAATGCGCCAGAGCTTGGAGCAGGAGCGAGAGCGGCTCATCGCCGAGGTCAAGAAGCAGATGGAGCTGGAGAAGCAGCAAGCGGTGGATGAGACGAAGAAGAAACAATGGTGTGCAAACTGCAAGAAGGAGGCAATTTTCTACTGTTGCTGGAACACTAGCTATTGTGACTACCCGTGCCAGCAGGCGCACTGGCCCGAGCACATGAAGTCCTGCACACAGTCGG
- the zmynd8 gene encoding MYND-type zinc finger-containing chromatin reader ZMYND8 isoform X1: protein MHPQSLAEEEIKTEPDVVEGMDISTRSKVSDPGSAERAAQKRKLPSPPHSSNGHSPTDTSPSPIKKKKKPGLVNSNNKEQSELRHGPFYYMKQPLTTDPVDVVPQDGRNDFYCWVCHREGQVLCCELCPRVYHAKCLKLTAEPEGDWFCPECEKITVAECIETQSKAMTMLTIDQLSYLLKFALQKMKQPGDQPRSSLSPHAAAHQRKPINWTEPFQKPVSLEQHPDYAEYIFHPMDLCTLEKNIKKKMYGCTEAFLADVKWILHNCIIYNGGNHKLTATAKVIIKICEHEMNEIEVCPECYLSACQKRENWFCEPCSNPHPLVWAKLKGFPFWPAKALRDKDGQVDARFFGQHDRAWVPINNCYLMSKEIPFSVKKTKSIFNSAMQEMEIYVENIRKKFGVFNYAPFRTPYTPNNQFQMLLDPSNPSAGTVKPEKQEKIKFNFDMTASPKIILGKTMLSGGTGRRISLTEMPRSPMSTNSSVHTGSDIEQEEKGIKAPTSHYSAGEESMDYTASPASAKTGPAGSVTESPKPFSSQSSTPLATKQERTSTTGSILNLNLDRSKAEMDLKELSESVQQQQSTPVLTSPKRQIRSRFQLNLDKTIESCKAQLGINEISEDVYTGGEHSDSEDSEKSDSSDSEYMSDEEQKLKNGQEEGDDKEKTERDLKKKPKAPSQSDEKESNAESTAAEKSTELPPTERPSTDSEKEPPEKPKAPQHPAKEKSKTKEEGKQTSVDVDMDSDSDRELVIDLGEDPSRERKKIKKEAGSVSTAKEASAVKLEGKAPSSSTAAPPASDVSSASNVKDPTQASITIPINVVSFAAASLVPNTASAAAVKKQRPLLPRETAPAVQRAVVWNPTNKFQTSSQKWHMQKVQRQQQSQSQSQAQSPTQGQTQTPGQSQSQSQGPGQNQAPQSQPSAQPQRSSPQQQPQSQPQPQSQQSAPQQPSPSTRYQTRQAVKAVQQKEVTQSTSTSSVTLVTSTPSVSMITTPVTVSTPSSSVTSDFQIATTSADVAADIAKYTNKIMDAIKGTMTEIYNDLSKSTSGNTIAEIRRLRIEIEKLQWLHQQELSEMKHNLELTMAEMRQSLEQERERLIAEVKKQMELEKQQAVDETKKKQWCANCKKEAIFYCCWNTSYCDYPCQQAHWPEHMKSCTQSATASQQEPETEVNTDIVSKTSEPPTSVQSPPTETTAVPTEKDSTAEKSKDSASVSVS, encoded by the exons ATGCATCCACAGAG TTTGGctgaagaagaaataaaaactgaGCCAGATGTGGTAGAGGGAATGGACATCTCTACACGGTCCAAAG TTTCAGATCCCGGGTCTGCGGAGCGAGCAGCACAGAAACGAAAGCTTCCTAGTCCTCCACATTCTTCCAATGGCCATTCCCCTACGGACACATCACCAAGtccaataaaaaagaaaaagaaacctgGCCTAGTTAACAGTAATAACAAGGAACAG TCAGAACTAAGACATGGTCCCTTTTACTATATGAAGCAGCCACTCACCACAGACCCTGTTGATGTTGTACCACAGGATGGACGGAATGACTTCTATTGCTGGGTGTGTCACCGAGAGGGCCAGGTCCTCTGCTGTGAGCTCTGCCCCCGGGTGTACCATGCAAAGTGTCTGAAACTGACAGCGGAGCCCGAGGGGGACTGGTTCTGCCCAGAGTGTGAG aaaataacagtaGCGGAATGCATAGAAACGCAAAGCAAAGCAATGACAATGCTAACAATAGACCAGCTGTCTTATCTCCTTAAGTTTGCACTACAGAAGATGAAGCAACCTGGG GACCAACCACGCTCGTCTCTCTCACCTCATGCAGCTGCCCACCAGAGAAAACCTATTAATTGG ACAGAGCCATTTCAGAAGCCAGTAtctctggaacaacatcctgaTTAcgcagaatatatttttcatccTATGGACCTCTGCACGTTAGAAAAG aatataaaaaaaaaaatgtatggctGTACAGAAGCTTTCCTCGCTGATGTGAAATGGATTTTGCACAACTGCATAATTTACAATGGAG gTAACCATAAGCTGACGGCAACAGCTAAAGTCATCATCAAAATCTGTGAACATGAG ATGAATGAAATAGAAGTTTGCCCAGAATGCTATCTGTCAGCTTGCCAGAAGAGGGAAAACTGGTTTTGTGAACCTTGT AGTAACCCTCATCCTCTTGTATGGGCAAAACTGAAAGGATTTCCATTCTGGCCTGCTAAAGCATTGCGAGATAAAGATGGGCAGGTTGATGCTCGATTTTTTGGGCAGCATGATAG GGCCTGGGTCCCGATAAATAACTGCTACCTCATGTCTAAAGAGATTCCTTTTTCTGTGAAAAAGACTAAAAGCATCTTTAACAGTGCCATGCAAGAGATGGAGATCTACGTTGAGAACATACGTAAGAAGTTTGGTGTGTTTAACTATGCCCCCTTCCGGACACCCTACACTCCCAACAACCAGTTTCAGATGCTGCTCGACCCGTCCAATCCCAGTGCAGGGACAGTCAAGCCTGAGAAACAAGAGAAAATCAAGTTCAATTTTGACATGACGGCGTCTCCTAAAATCATTCTGGGGAAGACTATGCTTTCAGGCGGCACGGGCCGGAGGATATCTTTAACGGAGATGCCTCGTTCCCCGATGAGCACCAACTCTTCGGTTCACACGGGCTCTGATATTGAGCAGGAAGAGAAAGGCATCAAGGCCCCAACGAGTCACTACAGTGCTGGGGAGGAGTCAATGGACTACACAG CGTCACCGGCATCTGCAAAGACTGGACCTGCTGGCAGTGTGACGGAGAGCCCCAAGCCATTCTCTTCTCAATCCTCTACACCCCTCGCTACCAAACAAGAGAGGACTTCTACTACTGGAAGCATCCTTAACCTTAACTTGG ATCGCAGCAAAGCTGAGATGGACCTGAAGGAGCTGAGCGAGtctgtgcagcagcagcagtccacGCCCGTCCTGACTTCACCAAAGAGACAAATTCGGAGTCGTTTCCAACTGAATCTGGATAAAACCATTGAAAGTTGTAAAGCCCAACTTG GCATTAATGAGATTTCTGAAGATGTGTACACAGGAGGCGAGCACAGCGATTCTGAGGACTCGGAGAAATCGGACTCTAGTGACAGCGAGTATATGAGCGACGAGGAACAGAAGCTGAAAAACGGTCAGGAAGAGGGGGACGACAAGGAGAAAACCGAGCGGGACTTAAAGAAGAAGCCCAAAGCACCCTCCCAAAGCGACGAGAAGGAGAGCAACGCCGAGAGCACGGCGGCAGAGAAATCCACCGAACTGCCGCCGACGGAGAGGCCGAGCACGGATTCGGAGAAAGAGCCACCGGAGAAACCCAAAGCGCCCCAACATCCGGCGAAGGAGAAGTCCAAAACAAAAGAGGAGGGGAAGCAGACCTCGGTGGATGTGGACATGGACTCCGACTCGGACCGGGAACTAGTAATCGACCTCGGAGAGGACCCCAGCCGTGAACGCAAGAAGATCAAGAAGGAGGCAGGCTCTGTCAGCACGGCCAAGGAGGCGTCTGCAGTCAAGCTAGAGG GTAAAGCCCCTTCTTCCAGCACTGCTGCCCCACCTGCAAGCGATGTTTCCTCAGCTTCCAACGTCAAAGACCCCACTCAGGCTTCCATCACCATCCCGATTAACGTTGTGTCTTTCGCTGCTGCCTCTCTCGTCCCCAACACGGCTTCAGCTGCCGCGGTGAAGAAACAGCGCCCCCTGCTGCCCAGGGAGACGGCTCCGGCAGTGCAGCGGGCCGTTGTGTGGAACCCCACCAACAAGTTCCAGACGTCCTCACAGAAGTGGCATATGCAGAAGGTACAGCGGCAGCAGCAGAGTCAGTCGCAGAGCCAGGCGCAGAGCCCGACGCAAGGCCAGACCCAGACGCCAGGCCAGAGCCAGTCCCAGAGCCAAGGCCCGGGCCAGAACCAGGCTCCACAGAGTCAACCGAGCGCCCAGCCCCAGCGCAGTAGCCCTCAACAGCAGCCGCAGTCCCAACCGCAGCCGCAGTCCCAGCAGTCTGCACCTCAACAGCCTTCCCCCAGCACACGATACCAAACAAGGCAGGCCGTTAAAG cCGTACAGCAGAAAGAGGTCACTCAGAGCACGTCTACATCTTCTGTGACTTTGGTGACGAGCACTCCATCCGTTTCTATGATCACCACACCTGTCACGGTCAGCACGCCCTCCTCGTCGGTCACGTCTGACTTCCAGATCGCCACCACGTCGGCCGATGTAGCAGCAGATATCGCCAAGTACACCAACAAA ATTATGGATGCAATTAAAGGCACGATGACTGAAATATACAACGATCTTTCAAAAAGTACATCGGGCAACACAATAGCAGAG attCGACGGTTgagaattgaaattgaaaaattaCAGTGGCTACATCAGCAGGAATTGTCAGAAATGAAGCACAACCTGG AGCTCACGATGGCAGAAATGCGCCAGAGCTTGGAGCAGGAGCGAGAGCGGCTCATCGCCGAGGTCAAGAAGCAGATGGAGCTGGAGAAGCAGCAAGCGGTGGATGAGACGAAGAAGAAACAATGGTGTGCAAACTGCAAGAAGGAGGCAATTTTCTACTGTTGCTGGAACACTAGCTATTGTGACTACCCGTGCCAGCAGGCGCACTGGCCCGAGCACATGAAGTCCTGCACACAGTCGG